A DNA window from Arachis duranensis cultivar V14167 chromosome 3, aradu.V14167.gnm2.J7QH, whole genome shotgun sequence contains the following coding sequences:
- the LOC107477207 gene encoding NADH dehydrogenase [ubiquinone] 1 beta subcomplex subunit 2, with amino-acid sequence MGGGHGEGTTYKGITIHQPKRWHTVAGKGLCAVMWFWVFYRAKQDGPVVLGWRHPWEGHDDHGHGGGH; translated from the exons ATGGGGGGAGGCCACGGCGAGGGCACAACCTACAAAGGCATAACCATACACCAACCTAAGCGGTGGCACACCGTCGCCGGCAAGGGTCTCTGTGCTGTTATGTG GTTTTGGGTGTTTTACAGAGCAAAGCAAGATGGTCCTGTAGTGTTG GGTTGGAGGCATCCTTGGGAGGGCCACGATGATCATGGCCATGGTGGTGGACACTAG